A window from Tenacibaculum singaporense encodes these proteins:
- the mfd gene encoding transcription-repair coupling factor, which yields MSKQAIVNHYQQSENVKQIVNQLQQDPHHFQITNLVGSSLSFVISETFKQADKPYLLIFNDKEEAAYYLNDLEQLLSDKNVLFYPGSYRRPYQIEETDNANVLLRSEVLNRINSRKKPAIIVTYPTALFEKVVTKKELEKNTLKVVVGEQVSLDFVNEVLFEYHFKRVDFVTEPGEFSVRGGIIDVFSFSHDEPYRIEFFGDEVDSIRTFDVETQLSKEKLKKVSIMPNVENKTLQESRESFLKYISAKTAVFVKNVDLLSDSLDKFYRKAELSFNELSTEINHAKPEELFCNGELIRNQLQDFTTVDIGKNRHSERGEESYEGVPSINFDTHPQPSFNKKFDLLIQNFNEFSAKGFTNYILCSNEQQAQRFHDIFDDHEEASTERSRSKVSYETIVFPLYQGFVDIDSKIVCYTDHQIFERYYKFRLKNGYAKKQSITLQELTKLDVGDYVTHIDHGIGKFGGLQKIDVEGKKQEAIKLIYGDRDILYVSIHSLHKISKFNGKDGKPPKVYKLGSNAWKKVKQKTKARVKHIAFNLIQLYAKRKLQKGFAFGPDTHMQHELEASFLYEDTPDQFSSTQEVKADMEKEQPMDRLVCGDVGFGKTEIAIRAAFKAVDNGKQVAVLVPTTVLAFQHFKTFSKRLKDFPVTIDYLNRFRTTKQRKGVLEGVADGSVDIVIGTHQLTNKAVQFKDLGLLVIDEEQKFGVAAKDKLKTIKENVDTLTLTATPIPRTLQFSLMAARDLSVIKTPPPNRHPIETNVIRFSEETIRDAISYEISRGGQVFFIHNRIENIKEVAGLLQRLVPSAKIGIGHGQMEGKKLEELMLGFMNNEFDVLVSTTIIESGLDVPNANTIFINNANNFGLSDLHQMRGRVGRSNKKAFCYFITPPYHHMTDDARKRIQALELFSDLGSGLNIAMKDLEIRGAGDLLGGEQSGFINDIGFDTYQKILHEAIEELKENEFKDLYPTDENAPKEYVKEVQIDTDFEILFPDDYVNSVTERLSLYNKLGTLTTEEELQTFETEIIDRFGEYPTQVADLLDSVRIKWLAKELGLEKVILKQKRMLGYFVSDQQSAFYQTEAFTKMLRYVQQNPKSCVMKEKKTKNGLRLLITFIKIDSVHKALETLQKV from the coding sequence TTGAGCAAGCAAGCAATTGTAAATCACTATCAACAATCTGAGAATGTAAAACAGATTGTAAATCAGCTTCAACAAGATCCACACCATTTTCAAATCACGAATTTGGTCGGTTCTTCGTTGTCTTTTGTCATTTCCGAAACTTTTAAACAAGCCGATAAACCTTACTTGTTAATTTTTAACGACAAGGAAGAAGCTGCTTATTATCTAAACGATTTAGAGCAGTTATTAAGCGATAAAAACGTGTTGTTTTATCCGGGTTCGTATCGCAGACCCTATCAAATTGAAGAAACCGACAATGCCAATGTACTGCTACGTTCAGAGGTGTTAAACCGTATCAATTCTCGTAAAAAACCTGCGATTATTGTTACCTACCCTACTGCCTTGTTCGAAAAAGTAGTCACCAAAAAAGAGCTGGAAAAAAACACGCTAAAAGTGGTGGTGGGCGAGCAAGTATCGCTCGATTTTGTCAACGAAGTACTGTTCGAGTACCATTTTAAACGTGTCGATTTTGTAACCGAACCAGGAGAGTTTTCGGTACGTGGTGGAATTATCGATGTGTTTTCGTTTTCTCACGACGAACCCTATCGTATAGAGTTTTTTGGCGATGAGGTAGACAGCATCCGAACGTTTGATGTAGAAACGCAACTTTCTAAAGAAAAACTGAAGAAAGTAAGCATTATGCCGAATGTAGAAAATAAAACATTGCAGGAGTCACGAGAAAGCTTTTTAAAATACATATCGGCTAAAACGGCTGTTTTTGTGAAAAATGTAGACTTATTAAGCGATTCGCTGGATAAATTCTACCGAAAAGCAGAACTATCGTTTAACGAATTATCTACTGAAATCAACCATGCAAAACCCGAAGAATTGTTTTGTAACGGAGAGCTCATTCGTAATCAACTACAAGATTTTACAACAGTTGACATCGGTAAAAACCGTCATTCCGAACGTGGTGAGGAATCTTATGAAGGCGTTCCAAGTATCAACTTCGATACCCACCCACAACCGTCTTTCAACAAAAAATTCGACCTATTAATTCAGAATTTCAACGAATTTTCGGCCAAAGGATTTACCAATTATATTTTATGTTCTAACGAACAGCAAGCACAACGTTTCCACGATATTTTTGATGACCACGAAGAAGCTAGTACTGAGCGTAGTCGAAGTAAAGTTTCCTATGAAACCATCGTGTTTCCGTTGTACCAAGGATTTGTAGATATTGATAGTAAAATAGTTTGTTATACCGATCATCAAATCTTTGAACGTTATTACAAATTCCGACTCAAAAACGGATACGCAAAAAAACAATCGATTACGCTACAAGAGCTTACCAAGTTAGATGTGGGTGATTATGTAACACATATCGACCATGGTATTGGAAAGTTTGGAGGACTTCAAAAAATAGATGTAGAAGGCAAAAAGCAAGAAGCTATCAAGTTAATTTACGGCGATCGCGATATTTTGTACGTAAGTATTCACTCACTACACAAAATTTCCAAGTTTAACGGAAAAGACGGTAAACCGCCTAAAGTATATAAACTAGGGTCGAATGCTTGGAAAAAAGTCAAGCAAAAAACCAAAGCCCGCGTAAAACATATTGCGTTTAACTTAATTCAGTTATACGCAAAACGAAAACTACAAAAAGGATTTGCTTTCGGACCCGACACACATATGCAACATGAGCTGGAAGCCAGTTTCTTATACGAAGATACACCCGATCAGTTCTCTTCTACTCAAGAGGTAAAAGCCGATATGGAAAAAGAACAACCGATGGATCGTTTGGTATGTGGTGATGTTGGTTTTGGAAAAACAGAAATTGCCATTAGAGCGGCTTTTAAAGCGGTAGATAATGGAAAACAGGTTGCGGTGCTCGTACCAACCACGGTTTTAGCATTTCAGCACTTTAAAACCTTTTCTAAGCGATTAAAAGACTTTCCGGTTACGATTGACTACCTAAACCGTTTTAGAACCACAAAACAACGCAAAGGCGTGTTAGAAGGAGTTGCTGATGGAAGTGTAGATATTGTAATTGGAACGCACCAGTTAACCAATAAAGCAGTTCAGTTTAAAGATTTGGGATTATTGGTTATTGATGAGGAACAAAAATTCGGGGTAGCAGCAAAAGACAAACTAAAAACCATTAAAGAAAATGTAGATACATTGACTTTAACGGCAACACCGATACCACGTACTTTACAGTTCAGTTTGATGGCGGCGCGTGATTTATCGGTGATTAAAACACCACCACCCAACCGTCACCCCATAGAAACCAACGTGATTCGCTTTAGCGAAGAAACCATTCGCGATGCGATTTCGTACGAAATTTCACGTGGTGGACAGGTGTTTTTTATCCATAACCGTATTGAAAACATCAAAGAAGTAGCAGGATTGTTACAACGTTTGGTGCCAAGTGCTAAAATTGGTATTGGACACGGACAAATGGAAGGAAAAAAGTTAGAAGAACTCATGCTTGGTTTTATGAACAATGAGTTTGATGTATTGGTGTCTACCACCATTATTGAAAGTGGATTGGACGTACCGAATGCGAATACTATTTTCATCAACAATGCGAATAACTTCGGATTGTCGGATTTACACCAAATGCGTGGTCGTGTAGGGCGTTCGAACAAAAAAGCCTTCTGTTATTTTATCACGCCACCGTATCATCATATGACCGACGATGCGCGTAAACGAATTCAGGCATTAGAACTGTTTTCTGATTTAGGAAGCGGATTGAACATTGCCATGAAAGACTTGGAAATTCGTGGTGCTGGAGATTTATTAGGTGGAGAACAAAGTGGATTTATCAATGATATTGGTTTTGATACCTATCAGAAAATCCTACATGAGGCCATTGAAGAACTGAAAGAAAATGAGTTTAAAGACTTATATCCTACGGATGAAAATGCGCCAAAAGAGTATGTAAAAGAGGTGCAAATTGATACCGATTTTGAAATTCTTTTCCCAGACGACTATGTAAACTCAGTAACGGAGCGTTTGAGTTTATACAACAAATTAGGAACCTTAACTACGGAAGAGGAATTGCAAACTTTTGAGACCGAAATTATCGATCGTTTTGGAGAATATCCAACGCAAGTTGCCGATTTATTAGACAGTGTTCGTATCAAATGGTTAGCGAAAGAACTAGGTTTAGAAAAAGTGATTTTAAAGCAAAAACGTATGTTGGGTTATTTTGTATCCGATCAGCAAAGTGCTTTTTACCAAACAGAAGCTTTTACCAAAATGTTGAGGTATGTACAGCAAAATCCGAAGAGCTGTGTAATGAAAGAAAAGAAAACCAAAAACGGATTACGTTTACTCATCACCTTTATTAAAATTGATAGTGTACACAAGGCGTTAGAAACCTTACAGAAAGTATAA
- a CDS encoding AIPR family protein gives MADNNQIVLQTLIEQNRKELYPELSADDYFHLFVTEQVMKDSELSYDEIEEGIVDNGGDGGIDSIYTFVNQELVQRDSELIDGKRNSVIDVYILQSKNVHSFGETPIEKCNSSAIDIFDLNKSINSLRRVYNSDLLANVEVFRKQYLHLASKFPVLRFHYFYITKGSEIHPNVERKVEILVNSIKTHFDKAEVLFDFVTAKKLIDLSRKEQLRSKDVVLNDNPISTQDGGYIAIVPIKNYHDFITDDNTNLIRYFFDANIRDYQVNVDVNKEIRKTLINQNENEDFWWLNNGVTITAIDATFASKKLHIEDPQIVNGLQTSFEIHKYFSENKIESEKRNVLLRVIKVQDEKSRLNVIKATNSQTNIPPASLRATDPIHRDIEDFLFSKGYYYDRRKNYHKNQGKPVNKIISIPYLAQIITGIYNQKPDYARARPSTLIKNNSDYQNIFKDSLSLEMYHKGILIQKKVEVLLKEYDTPKLSRPQIGDIKFHVAMYVTSILCDKIKPTSGDIGKIDISKMTDEIVNNAIQNTYIVYDAMGGTNSVAKGNEFVKEVLEQVQNELKDKKEVLSNLNK, from the coding sequence ATGGCAGATAATAATCAAATAGTACTTCAAACATTAATTGAACAGAACAGAAAGGAATTGTACCCAGAGTTATCAGCAGATGATTATTTTCACTTATTTGTTACAGAACAAGTTATGAAAGATTCGGAACTCTCTTATGATGAAATCGAAGAAGGTATTGTAGATAACGGAGGTGATGGGGGAATCGATTCAATTTATACATTTGTTAATCAGGAGCTTGTGCAAAGAGATAGTGAGTTGATTGATGGAAAGAGAAACTCAGTAATTGATGTTTATATTTTACAATCAAAAAACGTACATAGTTTTGGAGAAACACCAATAGAAAAATGCAATTCTTCAGCCATAGATATATTTGATTTAAATAAATCTATAAATTCACTGAGAAGAGTGTACAATTCAGATTTACTTGCTAATGTAGAAGTTTTTAGAAAACAGTACCTTCACTTAGCTTCAAAATTTCCTGTTTTAAGATTTCACTATTTTTACATAACAAAAGGTTCCGAAATACATCCAAATGTAGAAAGAAAAGTAGAAATTTTGGTAAACTCAATAAAAACACACTTTGATAAGGCAGAAGTATTATTTGACTTTGTTACAGCAAAAAAACTTATAGACTTATCAAGAAAAGAACAATTAAGAAGTAAAGATGTAGTTTTAAATGATAACCCTATTTCAACTCAAGATGGAGGGTACATTGCAATTGTGCCGATAAAAAATTATCATGACTTTATAACAGATGATAATACTAATCTAATAAGATATTTTTTTGACGCTAATATTAGAGATTATCAAGTTAATGTTGATGTTAATAAAGAAATTAGAAAAACATTAATTAATCAAAATGAAAATGAAGATTTTTGGTGGTTGAATAATGGAGTTACAATTACAGCAATCGATGCAACTTTTGCAAGTAAAAAACTACATATAGAAGACCCTCAGATAGTTAATGGACTTCAAACTTCTTTTGAAATACATAAGTATTTTTCTGAGAATAAAATAGAGAGTGAGAAAAGGAATGTGCTTTTAAGAGTTATTAAAGTGCAAGATGAAAAAAGTAGGCTGAATGTAATAAAAGCAACAAATAGTCAAACTAATATACCTCCAGCATCTTTAAGAGCTACTGATCCTATCCATAGAGATATTGAAGATTTTTTATTCTCAAAAGGTTATTATTATGATCGAAGAAAAAATTATCATAAAAATCAAGGAAAACCAGTAAATAAAATTATTAGTATACCATACTTGGCACAAATAATAACTGGAATTTATAATCAAAAACCTGATTATGCAAGAGCAAGACCTTCTACATTAATCAAAAACAATAGTGATTACCAAAATATATTTAAGGATAGTTTGTCTTTAGAGATGTACCATAAAGGAATTCTTATTCAAAAGAAGGTTGAAGTTCTTTTGAAAGAGTATGATACTCCAAAACTTTCAAGACCTCAAATTGGAGACATAAAATTTCATGTTGCAATGTATGTTACTTCTATCTTATGTGATAAAATAAAACCAACATCTGGAGATATAGGGAAAATAGACATTAGCAAAATGACAGATGAAATAGTTAATAATGCAATCCAAAACACGTATATAGTTTATGATGCCATGGGAGGAACAAATTCGGTAGCTAAAGGGAACGAGTTTGTGAAAGAAGTATTAGAGCAAGTTCAAAATGAACTAAAAGATAAGAAGGAGGTTTTATCAAATCTTAATAAATAA
- a CDS encoding GIY-YIG nuclease family protein yields MLNKYVVYIITNKNKTTLYIGVTNDLQKRLSQHYFDSEHAKKSFAGKYNCYYLVYYENFESVKEAIQREKELKKWRREKKENLINSFNPEWHFLNNEVF; encoded by the coding sequence ATGCTAAACAAATACGTTGTATACATCATTACAAACAAGAATAAAACCACGCTATATATTGGTGTTACCAACGATCTTCAAAAACGATTATCGCAACATTATTTTGATAGTGAACATGCTAAAAAATCCTTTGCAGGAAAGTACAACTGCTATTATTTAGTTTACTATGAAAATTTCGAGAGCGTAAAAGAAGCAATTCAACGAGAAAAAGAATTAAAAAAATGGCGCAGAGAAAAGAAAGAAAACTTGATTAATAGTTTTAATCCTGAGTGGCATTTTTTGAATAATGAAGTGTTTTAA
- a CDS encoding RNA methylase, producing the protein MNNEKNSETWKKLYQNSQELTKPTSVDNILSDDDVIFLKQELKNIINRFLDKGELHKGIKVYINHELQNGIAEEMVANRPKEEETIEQWCVKLFRDQKFGVVFNSLESFSNEFTERMCHIVAPLLQKAGMPLGGLSFLFFMGNYGFTPFGIHKEAKGEEGFLFHLGPNHKDFYTWDIEEYNQIEHNTQVFHEVDAMLPTSTTYPLKAKSAMFIPHHVYHIAKTDEFSLSVVMDYINPSRDYLEKTIATQIASKELQKNPNVGYLPPVDVTTEELDWNSLLNRKTWEQQYKKTLSKYITRLKSNAGVLQPSIVENKESLPNPPFQIKGKTIFPLLIHTENTEKTCIMARGNEVVVSNNSQLSTIIEKLNTGETISFDELQNHLTPTWELMDVFDFVSQLARVGAIVIHKG; encoded by the coding sequence ATGAACAACGAGAAGAATTCTGAAACTTGGAAAAAACTCTACCAAAACTCACAAGAACTTACCAAACCAACCTCAGTAGATAATATACTTTCTGATGATGATGTGATCTTTTTAAAACAAGAATTAAAAAACATCATCAATCGATTTTTAGACAAAGGAGAATTGCACAAAGGCATTAAAGTATACATAAACCACGAACTGCAAAACGGAATAGCAGAAGAAATGGTAGCCAATAGACCAAAAGAAGAGGAAACTATTGAACAATGGTGTGTGAAGCTTTTCAGAGATCAAAAATTCGGAGTTGTTTTCAATAGTTTAGAAAGCTTTAGCAATGAGTTTACCGAGAGAATGTGTCACATTGTAGCTCCCTTACTTCAAAAAGCAGGAATGCCTTTAGGCGGACTCTCTTTTTTATTTTTTATGGGAAACTATGGTTTTACTCCTTTCGGAATTCATAAAGAAGCCAAAGGAGAAGAAGGTTTCTTGTTTCATTTAGGCCCCAACCATAAAGATTTTTACACTTGGGATATTGAAGAATACAACCAAATAGAACACAATACGCAAGTTTTCCACGAAGTAGATGCAATGTTACCAACATCTACAACATATCCGTTAAAAGCAAAATCGGCCATGTTTATTCCGCATCATGTATACCATATTGCAAAAACCGATGAGTTTTCGTTGAGTGTGGTAATGGATTATATAAATCCGTCGAGAGATTATTTAGAAAAAACAATTGCCACACAAATAGCCTCAAAAGAGCTACAAAAAAATCCGAATGTAGGGTATTTACCACCAGTAGATGTAACCACCGAAGAATTGGATTGGAATAGCTTATTAAACCGTAAAACGTGGGAACAGCAATACAAAAAAACACTTTCAAAATATATTACTAGGCTAAAAAGTAACGCAGGAGTTTTACAACCTTCAATAGTTGAGAACAAAGAAAGTTTACCCAACCCGCCATTTCAAATTAAGGGAAAAACGATTTTTCCGTTGTTAATACATACAGAAAACACAGAGAAAACCTGTATAATGGCAAGAGGAAATGAAGTTGTTGTTAGTAATAACTCACAACTAAGTACAATTATAGAAAAGCTAAACACAGGAGAAACCATAAGTTTTGATGAACTACAAAACCACCTCACTCCTACTTGGGAATTGATGGATGTATTTGATTTTGTAAGTCAGTTAGCACGAGTTGGAGCGATTGTTATTCATAAGGGATAA
- a CDS encoding nuclear transport factor 2 family protein translates to MKTVYTILILLVSVTLSFSQNNEIIEKEVNQQIWQPFKKSFEARDWESFNNLHTNDVLRVNKYGIRIGEEYKNSIQTSYKKQTTKKRRIDFCFNQRIYKENTGYEVGYYRVIYTEKDKEPRTVYGRFHVVLNKKNNTWLIAQDWDTDTMNGKPITKEDFESGKCL, encoded by the coding sequence ATGAAAACGGTATATACTATTTTAATTTTATTAGTTTCGGTTACGTTGAGTTTTTCACAAAACAATGAAATAATAGAAAAAGAGGTTAATCAACAAATATGGCAACCATTTAAAAAATCTTTTGAAGCCAGAGATTGGGAATCATTTAATAATTTACATACTAACGATGTGTTAAGAGTAAACAAGTACGGAATTCGTATAGGAGAGGAATACAAAAATTCAATACAAACATCCTATAAAAAACAAACAACCAAAAAAAGACGAATAGATTTTTGTTTCAATCAAAGAATCTATAAAGAAAACACAGGTTATGAAGTGGGGTATTATCGGGTTATATATACTGAAAAAGATAAAGAACCTCGCACAGTATATGGTAGGTTTCATGTGGTACTAAATAAAAAGAATAATACTTGGTTAATTGCACAAGATTGGGATACTGACACCATGAATGGAAAACCAATTACCAAAGAAGATTTTGAGTCAGGTAAATGTTTGTGA
- a CDS encoding tellurite resistance TerB family protein → MSISDLYSTGKHKQEIGHFASVVKIAKTDGIISEGEQLLLDRAAKKLNISEEEYQLILKNPEKYPINAPVSYDERIERLYRLTRMIFADEDVAKEEVGILRKIAVALHFSTENAEKVCDEAVHLVLNNNDLDDFTAAIKKVNAN, encoded by the coding sequence ATGTCAATATCAGATTTATATTCAACCGGAAAACACAAACAAGAAATAGGGCACTTTGCTAGCGTAGTAAAAATTGCTAAAACTGATGGAATTATTTCAGAAGGAGAGCAATTGTTATTAGACAGAGCTGCAAAAAAATTAAATATTAGTGAAGAAGAATATCAACTAATTTTAAAAAATCCTGAAAAGTACCCGATAAACGCTCCTGTAAGTTACGATGAACGTATAGAGCGCTTGTATCGTTTAACTAGAATGATTTTTGCTGATGAAGATGTAGCTAAAGAAGAAGTTGGTATACTCCGTAAAATTGCAGTAGCTTTGCATTTCTCTACTGAGAATGCTGAAAAAGTTTGCGATGAAGCCGTTCATTTAGTTTTAAACAATAACGACTTAGATGATTTTACCGCAGCTATTAAAAAGGTAAATGCCAATTAA
- a CDS encoding transporter family protein: MKHKILFIAIFTCLTTSVFSQNLNDSWQIGVGFGITKFSESDAAFIGDQYLFQVPTLSLTMPIGDRFSLDGAMSFNTIDDVGFIKNSAKYFSMDASFRYNLNAMFNKFAPYVFIGGSVVDSERKMTPTLNVGAGGIYWVSDNIGVNPQLYYKHSFEGYESMRSHIQGTLGVVFKLNWNNGGANNGRNAAKHLGGCMF, encoded by the coding sequence ATGAAACATAAAATTTTATTCATAGCAATCTTTACTTGTTTAACAACATCCGTTTTTTCTCAAAACTTAAACGACTCTTGGCAAATAGGTGTAGGTTTTGGAATAACAAAATTTAGTGAAAGTGATGCTGCTTTTATTGGCGATCAATATTTATTTCAAGTACCTACTTTAAGCTTAACCATGCCAATAGGTGATCGTTTTTCATTAGACGGTGCTATGTCTTTTAATACTATTGATGATGTTGGTTTTATTAAAAACTCAGCAAAGTATTTTTCTATGGATGCTTCGTTTCGTTATAACTTGAATGCTATGTTTAACAAATTTGCTCCGTATGTTTTTATAGGAGGTAGTGTAGTTGATTCTGAACGTAAAATGACTCCTACACTTAATGTTGGTGCTGGTGGAATTTATTGGGTTAGTGATAATATTGGTGTTAATCCACAATTATACTACAAACACTCTTTTGAAGGCTATGAAAGTATGCGTTCACACATTCAAGGAACTTTAGGTGTTGTATTTAAATTAAACTGGAATAATGGTGGTGCTAATAATGGTCGTAATGCTGCCAAACATTTAGGAGGTTGTATGTTTTAA
- the gltX gene encoding glutamate--tRNA ligase — MTENVRVRFAPSPTGPLHIGGVRTALFNYLFAKKHNGTFVLRIEDTDQTRYVANAEQYIIDSLEWCNIPFDEGPGKNEKFGPYRQSERKDLYKKYADQLIESGWAYYAFDTAEELDAHRKDHEEKGKTFIYNWHNREKGRLVNSLVLSKEEVAAKISAGEKYVIRFKTPQDETLILQDEIRGTIKVETNTLDDKVLFKSDGMPTYHLANIVDDHLMEISHVIRGEEWLPSLPLHELLYRAFDWKAPKFAHLPLILKPVGKGKLSKRDGDKLGFPVFPLEYTNEQTGDVSRGYKEDGYFADAFINMLAFLGWNPGTEQEIFSLEELTEAFDLARVSKSGAKFSPDKTKWFNQQYLQQKSNEELTALFLPILEKKGIITDKDQAEKIVSLIKERATFVADFWELSSFFFKNPSEYDAKAVKKQWKDTTSELMQELVEVISKIEDFSIENTETEIKGWITSKEIGFGKVMQPLRLSLVGKLAGPDLFDIMTMIGKETTITRIQNAIKELS; from the coding sequence ATGACTGAGAACGTAAGAGTACGCTTTGCTCCGAGTCCGACAGGACCTTTACACATAGGTGGTGTAAGAACTGCTTTATTCAATTATTTATTTGCTAAAAAACATAATGGAACCTTTGTTTTACGTATTGAAGATACAGATCAAACCCGTTATGTAGCCAATGCAGAACAATATATCATCGATTCGTTAGAGTGGTGTAATATTCCATTTGATGAAGGTCCAGGTAAAAACGAAAAATTCGGACCTTACCGTCAGTCAGAACGTAAAGATTTGTATAAAAAATACGCAGATCAGTTAATTGAATCTGGTTGGGCGTATTATGCTTTTGATACAGCTGAAGAATTAGATGCACACCGTAAAGATCATGAAGAAAAAGGAAAAACCTTTATTTACAACTGGCACAATCGAGAAAAAGGAAGATTGGTAAATTCATTAGTATTATCTAAAGAAGAAGTTGCGGCTAAGATTAGTGCAGGAGAAAAATACGTAATCCGTTTTAAAACTCCACAAGACGAGACCTTAATTTTACAAGATGAAATCCGTGGTACGATTAAAGTGGAAACAAATACCTTAGATGATAAAGTATTGTTTAAATCTGATGGTATGCCAACTTATCACTTAGCAAATATTGTAGATGACCATTTAATGGAAATTTCACATGTAATTCGTGGTGAAGAATGGTTACCTTCTCTCCCACTACATGAGTTATTATATCGTGCGTTTGATTGGAAAGCACCAAAATTTGCACACTTACCATTAATTTTAAAACCAGTAGGAAAAGGAAAATTAAGTAAGCGAGATGGTGATAAATTAGGTTTTCCAGTATTCCCGTTAGAATATACCAATGAGCAAACAGGTGATGTTTCACGTGGATACAAAGAGGATGGTTATTTTGCTGATGCATTTATAAATATGTTAGCATTCTTAGGATGGAATCCTGGAACAGAACAAGAAATTTTTAGTTTAGAAGAATTAACAGAAGCGTTCGATTTAGCACGTGTAAGTAAATCAGGAGCCAAGTTTAGTCCAGACAAAACTAAATGGTTTAACCAACAGTATTTACAGCAAAAGTCTAACGAAGAGCTTACAGCATTATTTTTGCCTATTCTTGAAAAAAAAGGAATAATTACAGATAAAGATCAGGCAGAAAAAATAGTTTCTTTAATAAAAGAGCGTGCAACGTTTGTAGCTGATTTTTGGGAGTTATCTAGCTTTTTCTTTAAAAATCCTTCAGAATACGATGCAAAAGCGGTTAAAAAGCAATGGAAAGATACTACGAGTGAGTTAATGCAAGAATTAGTAGAAGTAATTTCTAAAATAGAAGATTTTTCAATTGAAAATACTGAAACTGAAATTAAAGGATGGATTACCTCAAAAGAAATAGGATTTGGTAAAGTAATGCAACCACTACGTTTAAGTTTGGTAGGAAAGCTTGCGGGCCCAGATTTGTTTGATATTATGACAATGATAGGCAAAGAAACTACTATTACTAGAATACAAAACGCGATAAAGGAACTATCATAA